A stretch of DNA from Pseudomonadota bacterium:
TGCCGGCAGCTTTATAGACCTCAATCCACTTCTCCGGTTTTTATGGCAAGATATGCGGTGCTTTAATAATGATCCGAGCATCAAGTCCAGTCTGCAGTTTCTGAGGAAAACTCCATGGGCCAGGAATAAGGTCGAAGGTCTGTATCTGAGATATAAAATGAGAATATGACGAAGGGCTTTGATGATCTTGATGAGTTTATCTTTGATAACAGAGGTAGTTGTATCCATCGGCTCTGCTTGTTCGAATGTTTAGCCTGAATCAATAGGGAGTGGGGAAGTTTGTTGCCAGTAACCCATGCAATTCATTATTGATTTTTCTGAAGCTCATTAAAAATATTATCTTGCCTTAAAATGTTTGGTGCTCTATAATTACTTATTATTGGAGGTGATTTTATGAATATCAAAGAATATGCCAAAAAAGAGCTTGATGCCTTGGGCCGTTCAGAACTCCTTACAGTATATGATCTTATTCTTTCATTAAAACCCAGGACAGAAAAGACAAAAAAACATCTGCATATGTACCTGACGGTAAGAGAAGCTCTTAAGGGATGCTCGGGTTCAATGAGTGATGATATCTTATCAGCAAGAGAAGAGAGAATATGAAGCTCTTTTTCGATACATCTGCCCTTGTCAAATTCTTTCATGAAGAAAAAGGTTCGAAATAAATAACGAAGCTTATAGTTGCTTCTGCAAATACGATATGGGTTTCTGAGTTGGTAAGGCTGGAATTCCTCAGTGCTTTATTCAGGAGATTCAGGAATAAGGAAATTAATGAAAATATGCTTAATAAGGCAATTGCCGGTTTTTTTGAAGAACTGAATGCCTTTAATATGGAACCATTGAGGAGAGTTGTCTTGGAAGAAGCCGAATCGTTGGTGAAAAAATTCGGTTCTCAGCCAGGCCTTAGAACTCTTGATGCATTGCATCTTGCAACATTTGTGCTCATTGCAGAGAAAGGCTGGGTTTTTGTAGCCGCTCATGAAACTCTTTGTGAAGTCGCCCGATTGCTTGGATATAAAACAATAAACCCCCTTAGTATAATGAAATTGCTTATAAAGCTATTGTGCTAAAATTGTGATAAAATAGACCGGAATAGATAGAATAGAATGGACTACATGGAAATTGAAATATCATTTAATATCAGAGTATTATGGGAAATCAGACCTGATATCAAGGGCCTATATTTTTAGTAAATCTTGTTCTTCCAAGGCTGGTGGTAACCGGAACAAGTGAGAATTTCCGACGCGTCCCAGGGCTTGATCGTGAACGGTGCAAGCCGCTTCCGTTGTTGATCGTAGAGCGGCTGCCCATGCTGTCCGTGGAAAGGTGGCTTCGAGAAAACGTATGCCTGTAGCGTCGAGAAAATCACAGTCCCACCGTCCGGATTGCTTGCGCTGACCCAGGTACCCGACAGTCAACCTTAGTAGCACCGTTTGATCAATTATTTTGGTTAACTTGTCTGAATCAAATGTCATAGACAATTCCTTGAATAACTCTATTTATTAACCCTTGAATCAATCTATTGGGAATCCTGGGTATGTGGGGTAGGAGGAAAGACGTTGTAAAAATTGCATTATTTTCTGATAGTATCACTTTATACCCGTCCATTTCCGGTTTTTGAGTAGTATAAGACGTATCAATAATGAACTTTAATATCGAACTGCAATTCATTCGGCAATATGGACAGGCGATAACAGCTTCAGGAACTCTTACGTTCCCCTCCTCCATTCTTTCTGTGTATAAAATGTTAACCTATTGAATTTATAAATACAAATGGTTTTTTTTATTCTACCGAGCCTTAACAAACTTGGGAATTGAATGGTATGAATAATCACATGACCAAATTATAGAATAACATTTATGATAACTACACGTTTTCATACCCATTTAAGACAGTCCAATCAGTTTTTTCCAAGCATCTTTGTTGTCCATTTGGTAAGTGCTTTGCTGTGTTGCAGCAAATCGCCTTTTGGTGTAATTTCAAGATAAACCACTCTACCTCCATAAACACGGCACATGCCTGCGTCGATGTCGATAAACTTCAATCCGCGTGCGGCCTTCACCCCGCTTTTTCCCGTTGACGTATGGCCGAATATCTGTGGTATCTGCCATGCTTTATATTATCGGATAAACAGAAGGGGCACACAAATAACTCCTATTTGTTGTTTTCTGGTTTATCCTTGTAGATCTTTATATATTTATTGCTGCCGTCAGGATAAAGTTCATACACACCTTTTTCATCACCATGTACACTGGGTCTACCGCCGGCATGAGTTTCTGCTATTGCCTTGTGTGTTGCTTTCGCAAGGTAAGCTTCTTGTTTATATCAAAAAAGTCTTTCTTCATGTAATTCACCTCTTTATATTTACCAGGTTTTTTTGCAATGTAACGGCCTGTTTGTTTAATTGTGATTAAAAAATCCGGCCTGCCGTACAATTAAACCTTATCTATTTTTTCAAACAGAAAGATACCTATTACGGGCGTGTGTCGCTCATTATCTAAACGCCCCCGATCTCATCCTATTACCGTTTTCCCATGGTTTTTTTCTCTTTCAAGATATTTTCAAAATATCTATAGTCACCCTTCATTTCTGTACAGATGTTCCCCGCAGTGCTGACAGTAAAATGCCTTGTGTCATTTTCCTGATCGATCCCACCAGAAGAACTTTCTTTGGAAGGAACTGCAGTTAAAACATTTTATGCCTTTGTCTGTTTTACAATAAGGATATATGGACAAATACTCATCCAGTGTAGGATAAGCATTCCTCCATTTCTTAGCTTTGCTTTTATAAAAGATTCTTTCAATAAATACGCATGTCCGGTAAAGTAATATTATCGATATGACAACCAGGAAACAGGTTGTGTATTGGTTAAAAGTCATAGAATTCTCCTCTAATTGCTCTTTATCTTTGTTTAAAATCGCCCCGTCATTGTTAAGTAAGGGGGAAGGCTTCTCCCCTCCCCCTTATATGGGATTAACCTCTTATTTCGCTAACACAACGTAGAGTATTCTCATGAGCAGCAAGGTAATGCCCGTTACAACAACAAGGCCTACAATAATCCTCTTATCGAGTTTTATGTATTGTATTTTCAAATCCGATTCCAGTTTTTGTATTCTTAGTATTAAATCAAGCTCTGATGCTGTTACACATTTTTTTGAAGATTCTACATAGTTCATTATTTCCTCTGTTTCTGATTCATTAAACTTATCTATTAGTATCTTGTAGATTCTTATTTTATCCATAACGTTTCTCCTTTTTTAATACCGGGGGATTTCTCCCCCGGGTCTTTTTATGCTGCCATTAATTGTAAAATATGGGTTTCTGTTTTCTGCTGTAGTAAGGGAGGAAGAACATTATCATTTATTATTGTCTTCCCCAGGTCCTCAAGCTTTACAGCCTTTACTGTTTTAAGGTTGTCTACGGACAGTATGGCATCGGGATGGGTAAATACTATAATGCCCTGTATCCATATCTTTATGTCTTTTCTTTGAAAGTATCTGTTCAACCACCTGATGTTCTTTATTAACTGGAATGAGGGGTTCTTGATATTTCCTGTATATGAGGTACCACCCCTTCCGGTCTTTACCTGCCTCCATGCATTGTCTGAATAGGTTATTACTCCCTTATGGTTTTTTACCTCTATGGCGTATAATCCTCCCGGTCCCATAAGAAGGCAGTCGTCAATATCTCC
This window harbors:
- a CDS encoding nuclease-related domain-containing protein, whose product is MKEIHMSHYLKDTLDRRNRVIGITGLSVIAAACAGLYLNNIPAMGIIPAVAGLFITRDQMKKRSICKTGLAGEEALGIYLKNTLPDEYTAFYNVPVEHGDIDDCLLMGPGGLYAIEVKNHKGVITYSDNAWRQVKTGRGGTSYTGNIKNPSFQLIKNIRWLNRYFQRKDIKIWIQGIIVFTHPDAILSVDNLKTVKAVKLEDLGKTIINDNVLPPLLQQKTETHILQLMAA
- a CDS encoding type II toxin-antitoxin system VapC family toxin; protein product: MVASANTIWVSELVRLEFLSALFRRFRNKEINENMLNKAIAGFFEELNAFNMEPLRRVVLEEAESLVKKFGSQPGLRTLDALHLATFVLIAEKGWVFVAAHETLCEVARLLGYKTINPLSIMKLLIKLLC
- a CDS encoding BrxE family protein, with the translated sequence MTFDSDKLTKIIDQTVLLRLTVGYLGQRKQSGRWDCDFLDATGIRFLEATFPRTAWAAALRSTTEAACTVHDQALGRVGNSHLFRLPPALEEQDLLKI